The sequence ATCATTTCCCCCCTCACTTTGGTAGGATCAGAAGGTGTAGATAGCAGTGGAGGCAGAAGAAGTGCAAATCGTTCAACAGGACGGACAAAACCTTTCGTTGCTGACAATGATGACTCCTTTAGTTTTGGTGGAGCAAAGGATGTTGGTGAGTTCATCAGCCTGTAAACAGCAATACCAAGCTCAATATTAATCAATTAACTTGATGAAGCAAGTTTACAATATACAGTATAatgacaatattatttattatacaCAGTCACAAAGACAATCCAAGCTCTCCTGGGGAAGAGGAGTCAAACCCACACACACACATAGGGAACTCACCACGTTATGACCAGTGCTTGGCATTTCAGTTAGCTGTTCATGTCACTTGGAAAGCATGGGGAGCAAATTAAAGagcttctttttgtttatcttgTTCTTTCATAGATGCAACGTATGCAGATCCCTTGGGAGAAGCTCCAGTGAGACCCAAGACAGCTGGCAGGCAGCGACCACAACAAGTTGAAGATGAATTTGGTGATGAAGAGATTGGAGATGACCTCCTTCCAGAATGAGGAAACAAgactttaataatttattaaattatGTGGAACAGATGATACAGTAAATTTTGTTGTGAAGAAGAGACCTTCTACCAAGTTGCAAATACTTacatatttttaaacatttggGTTTCAATCTGCAAACAAAGCTGTTATTACATTATGGTCAAGCTGGTGCCTGAAGTCCAAAAAATGTTTACTGGCCTGAGATAAAAGCAAGTGTCCCAAAAGAAATTGTCCATCATTGGTCATCTCGCACATCAGTGCTTTGATCACATTATTTTATCATCATACTTGCACATCTTACCCTGAGGAAGGCACCACATGCATGCTCACATTGCATGTCTAAGTGTTGTTGGATACTTGCGAAAATAATTTGACAAATGAGTATGTCAGAGCTCtgataaaagataaaagtttTATTAAAGAAGTGGTGACCTTGTAAATTTAAAGAAAGCTAATCAAAGAGATTAATGTATAGTATTGTTCCCCACCATTAATCCTGTTCAAAGCCTAGATACTCAAATAAAAGTGGAACATTTTTTCTTGGTACTGCATCTGCTTGCAGTTTCAcgcaaacattaattttttttttcttttcaaatttgctCCTCCCACCAAAATCAACAAGCATCTCTTTAGTCTTATATAATTTTTAATGTGTGCTTTTCATTTCATCTACTAGTAGTTTTTGCtctcgggaaaaaaaaaaaaacgatgcaTATACTATAACTTATTACAAGACCAATAATTTGGTAAGTTTGGTTTGCTCTACCAATTTTTGATAGAAAATCAAACTTGCCGCTGCATTGTTTTTGCAAGCTGAAAATTTGCTTCTTGGATAACATGCTTGTTGTAGTTGGCAGAGTTCACCCATACTGTACTTTCAAACCTCAATATTATCTAGactttttcactttgtttctATACTTCCTTTTTCATAAATACTGTATTAGTCAACAAAGAAGGAGATTTCAATTACACACACCTTTGAAAAATACAACTAAAATGAGTATTCCTTTCTTTTGAGGAACAAAAGCTAAACATGCAGTGAACAGCGAAGTGCATTCCAATAAATTCTGATTGTTCCATTTTTAGCACTATGTGTTCTGAATCTTGCACTCTGTGTTGTCTCATTAACATTCGTATTTTGGATCTTATAACTCTTTTAGACAGTACAAGGACACCTGAAGCCTCCTTTCTCTCAGGTTGCTACCTCATGGGCAGGGGAAGGTCCCACACTTTTAATTAAGGTTGCCCTACACTGCAAGTAGTCTTAAGTAGTGACTTTGGTCTAGAGACAAAAGCAGGACATGTGACACTGCCAGGAAGATTTCATTTCTGGAGTGAAAAATTAGAAGACAAGACCAAAACACCTGACACATTAGTGACTGTTCAGGAATgtcggtcgtttcgccaaccaTGATTTCGCAAATGTTGTAGTTACATGATGCCAAACTTGAATTCCCATTTTCAAATTCGAGTTCACATTTGATCTTTTTTGTCTGTGATTCTACATTAGGGTTTTAGTTGACATTATTCCTACATTACAGTTTCACAGTGCGACAtttaggtttaaaaaaaaaaaaattttccagtGTGATTGAGAATGTGTAATGTGACTGTCACGCTGGAGAATTTGAAACTTTGCTGTTGCAGTGTGAAACTGTAATGTAGGATCGCAGACATAAAAGATCTGACCCATTAAGTTACCATTGGCACCATTAGCAAACAGATGTTAGAAGTTTGCGAATTGACCCAAGGCGTTTGTGAACTGatcgttggcgaaacgaccagTTACCCTGTCCAGTCCAGAGACTTTAACAACCCATGAATACATCTAAAACCCAGGTTTGtgctttttctttcctttcccaAGCTTTTTTGCTTTCTTAGCTTCAATTCTTTCCTTGATATGGCTCTTCCtcagcttttgtttttcttcaatcTGTTTCTTTTGGTGATCCATTCTCTCTTTCCACTGCTTTTTACTCTTCTTTTTCTCCTGGTCTCTCCTCTTGATAGATTTCTTCAACAGTTTGGGATCATCACGTAGCTTCACACCCTCTGCTTTCTGTAAGGCTTTATTCCACAACTGCTTATCTTTCAATTCCTTTGCTTTTTCTGCATCCTCTGTTTGCAGTGTTTCTAGCCTTTTCTTCTCTGCCTCAGCCTTTGCAAGCAGTTTTGAATACCTTTTAATTTTTCCCTGTTTTGTTCCTTTCTTTGTTTCCATGAAATCAAACTTGCTAAATACAACTTCACCGTTGTCATTTAATATTGTCTTGTTAGGTGAAGAAGTTTGTTTCGTTGAGTCTTGAGCTTTGCTCTGAACAGTGGTCACTTTCTGACgattttttgctttcatttccCTTTTCGGTTTACTTTTCCGTGGTTGTTTACCTGCCTTTCCGCAAGGCGCATTGCGTTCTCTTTGAAATTCCTCTATTCTTGCACGAAGACGAGATTTCAATTGCTCAATATCTCCACTCTGTATCTTTTCAACACTAAGACCAGCCTCATCTTGTTCTTTATCTTCCAAGCTATTTATCCTCTCATTTTCTTCCAGTCCTAGCTGAATTTCATAGAGTGTTTTGGGCTGATTTGGATCTAGCCTCGCACGTTTAGCCTTCTTAATGACTTCTTTAGTGTTCTGTTTAGGTGCTTTCGTTTTACATTTTTTGTAATACTTGCTTGTTTGCTCTTCTTCTGTAGGAGGTAGATAATATTTCACTGGTACCAAGTCAATCAAAGAGTTGAAATACGCTGAATGAGAAGCAAGGCGCTCTTCACGTTTAAGTTTCTCATCGTCCACCATCTTGCTTCCAACATGTGCTTGAACCTCGTTCCGATGCTATTGATCGATTAGATATCGATTTAGCGAACTCTGAAGCCATGTGACACGACCAAGCGACTTTCAACATGGCGGATGCTGGGTTCTTTCGAGTGAGTAAGAAAGAGTGCGGAGTTTTAACTTGGCTGGCTTTATTCCGTTAGTATTGTTTGTTTGAATATAATAAGTTATCTGCCTTCTTCAGGGCACAAGTGCGGAACAAGACAACAGGTTTCTCGACAAGCAGAAGAAGTTATTGAAATCCATGCGTTTTGATGATGTCCTGAATAAGAAGGTTAGTTTTAAATGTCGATTCAGTCAATAAATGGCTATCTTTCGTAGCGACTTTTCAGTGGAGCTTAGTAGAATTGCTTAATATTTAAAATGAGAGTATCGTGTGTGGTCGCGAAGGGGCTTTCCTTCAATTTGTGTTGCATTTATCAATTAAATGAAACCAACGTTGTTCGACGTGGTGATTCGTGGTTTGCCAGCGAGGCGAGGCTAAAACTCCTTAGGTTTTACTAAATTAAAGCTTCCCTAGCAGAGAAATTAAAAGAACCGGTTATTCAAATAACTTTCGTGGAGAAGAACCACAGAATTCTTTTATGGTGATTAGTGAGAGAAAAGGAACGTGTCATTTTCCAGAGACCAGAGAAGTCTTTTTGCAAACAGGGTGCTTCCGTATAATAAGGATAATGTCTGAACTATAAATACATCGTGCCAAAGCATGAAATCTCCACCATAAAGAGTATGCTTCAAGCTCCTTTGTTGTTCAAAGGATATCCACAGCAAAAACCAATTTGCAGTGAataacttgtttttgtttgctctTATCTGCTGGATAGTGACTTATGCAGCAGGTACATTGAATTGATCTCACCATTAGCATGGTGGTATCACAATCTCTCTACCAAGCAAAAGAGTCTTAGTGCGCAGTAGTTTGTGGTATGTTGTTTTGGGGAAGCCTGAAAACAATATACTgaatgttttaaaatttgtgcCGGGTTTTATAACCACAGTTAAGTAATACCATAAACACCCACAGATAAGCTGCACcatgcattttgaaaaaaaaaaattttgtaaagaaatcaaaagaaatctAAAGTCAAGTCTTAAGAGGTCTTTTTCATGCACTTTTCATTGAACATAAACTCACTATTAAAATTGAAACAGAAGATACTTCAAAGTCTTATCCCCAATTTTCACActtaaaatataataaatatcGTTTCTACCAAACTTTACTCATGATTGATCTTTTTCTGGTATTTGTTGACTGAAATGTCTGCACTTAACACAGTTTTTCGTAAACTTTTTTATATCACAACAAGAACGTGAATGGAATGTTTTTAGTTTAGTAACCAGGCGTAAGATTGGACGCGAAGatggaaaacttttttttttttttaaatgttccCACAGATAAGCCCCCACAGATAAGCCATACCCCCAATTTTTAGTGATGATTTTTGGGAAAAAAGGTGCTGCTAACCTGTGGGTGTTTATGTTATGTCCTTATGCACTACAAGCTGAAAGCTAACTATTTCAGAAATAATTGGTGCATGACCAAGTAACTGTGCATGAGTGCTGCATAGACGACAAGCAGGTCCTTCCATTCAAATAGCAGGCAGTTGAAATTTGGGTGCTGGGCGACTAGTTTTGAAATGAATAGCTTGTAACAATCCATGCAGTTTATCAGATCTGCCCACTGCTGATCTGTCAAATCATCAAAGCGGAAGAAACCAATCAGATCAAAGCACAATTAAAACACCACGCCAATAATTTGGAGGGTAGGTGCCGTAAAGGTAGCAATGGAGGAGACAGCACTCTCCTCAGCAGCAAGgaggtcaccatggcaaccGAGCCACAGTCCACCTCCCAGGCACCCGTCAACACATCACTGAGAGAAACCAGTGTGTGGAGTATAGATACTTACCCCAAAAtatgggagggagggagggaaaagaagcaagcaagcgaaaaggcaactcaagcgaaagcacatggcaatgcccctgcaaacctccctggaaccccccaagtatcccaggcaacaccgctgcattggcttggttttaactttgcctaaattatatttagcctcatATAACTCTTTGGGTAACTGTTTGGTCAAGCAAGTACAGTGTAGATCAAAAAATTAGTATTTGCATGTGAGTGTGTGATGGACAACAACCCAGGAACTCCAAAAAAGTTGTATCAATGAAAAGCTGGAAGAAAAACCCAAATTTTCATATCAGCTCATGAGTTTTGTAGAGTTCATAAGTGGGTGCTCAAAATATGGTTCTCTAGGATCCTTCGTGAATGTTTAAACCTTGCAAAAGCAAGGGTTTCCACATTTATAGTTCTTGCTGATTTATGTAGTTGTACTGGCATTGTTCAAGGTCAGTGCTCTTTCCTCAAGAGTCTACAATACATGCTTGCAAAGTTTCTGCACATACTTTTCTAATAATTACTATTACCCGAAGAGATAAATAAACCTAGGCATGTCCAATTGTGAGAAAACTGTTTCCAGCTGTGGTCTACAAGTTTCAGACCAGGAAAGGGCCTTTCCCATAAATCATGATGAAGCAACAGCCTACCTTTCCCCTGCCCACATTTCTATTGAATGGGATTCATCCAAAACAACCAAATGGACATCTTGTAGTTTTTGCACTATATCTCAGGAACCATCTGTGCTTACTGTTTCAGCTAACCTTAACAGTATCTCCAGTAACCCAGGAAGGTTTTCAAACATTCCTAGGTTTCCTGTTTCCAGTGCTGTTAGTTCAAGAAATCTGGCCTCTTTTCATATAAGATGATACTCCTTAGgggacaaaataataatattgcaagGAAACAGCCATCCAATGAAGTTGATTCGACTGAGACCAATGATATCACTACTGCGAAAGCAGGAGACTTTTTCCAAAACCTGTGGGCAGTGTGGGCAACACATCCTTTTCCTTGAGAAGACTCTTAGTTACTGTCTTGCTCTTTCTTTAGATTAAATTCTCTCAGATATTTTGGACGCAAAACTGTGATGGCTTTATGTGGAAGAGATGCACTTGCAGAGTTGAACTGAAAATCTCTGTTTTGCTTTAAATGACAAGTGCCAGTCACAAATTGACCGATCAGCACTTTATGTTTAGATTCTGAATGTAAATACTGGTAAACTGCAGGGATTGGTGCAGGttctttcttttgaaactagttaccaagcccctACTTGCAGGTTGAACACTGTATTAATATCTGTAAGGCTAAGCAGTTtaaattgaaaacttgaaactttttaatttttaataagtAGTTTCCTTGAAatcgattttgaaataaaaactaacgcgAAAAAGTCACGACGTTTGGACTTCTCCGAGGTCTCCAGTGCGATTCAATTGGCgccaaattatttgtttagagcagttcttgctgcaattattttatttttattcttttccattgtatatatttttacacatttttacatATTGTATCATATTTTAGTGCTCGTCacatttttatcgtttttaacttgttttaacatatttatgctaattaaaaaaaaaattttactcacttgaaaatgacctcggaGAGGTCAAACTGTCGTGACTTTTTcgcgttagtttttatttttaatttttagcaaCGTTTTTGCCTTAAACACTTCTGTCATTGCATTACTTACTGAACATTAAAGTTACTGGTAGGTATCCTTTTGATAATGTTGTTATTTCCTTTTTCCACACTACATTGCTGTAGGTTGACATGGACAAGGTGAATCTGGATGTAATAAagccatggattacaaagaagCTGATTGAAATTCTTGGTGTCGAGGATGATGTGGTCATGCAATATGTTCTGAATATGCTGGAGTCTGAAAAGGTAAAACCAGCAAAAAACACTGTTACCGTGATGCAAAATGTAAGATGCTCTTCTTTTGACTACTTGGAGATGCTGCAAGCTATCTATAACTCTTTATTCTTTGTTCATGGCAAGCTAAGTACTGTAAGAAGGTCAAAATAGGAAGGCAAAGCCTAACATGTGTGACATGTAACAGAACACTCTTTAAGTTGTATATTGCACTTGTGTTTAAGGGAAACTCCTATTAATTTTGGAAGCAGTTAAAACCCAAGGGGTATCTCTCGCATAAGAACAGCTGCTAAAAGAAAAAGTGTCCAAAATGACTCCTTCAATCAATCAATACAATTATTATGATCCGAGTTTATCCCTGTAGACGGGGGTGGCCATttttaccccagcagcaatctctcttaATGTTCagactattaatttttatggtGATGAATGACCTAGAATTTAAGTGTTGCGTGGTTTAAACTTCAAGATTTTGGTGTTGTAAGTTGTGTGCAAGTTAATGAAAGGTACATTTTGATGTGAAGAGTGTTTTCTTCTTGCCCTTACATTTAAAGTAGATTTGTAGTCCTTTATGGTACAGACATACAGTAAgagaattaattttatttaatcaAAGAGGCAAGTAGTCTAGAAGGTTTCAAGAAGTATACTATTGTTTGATTTCACTGTTGCATCAATAGAATCCAGATCCAAGATCTATGCAGATAAATATAACTGGATTTCTTCAAAGTAAGAATGCGAGAGAGTTTATGAAAGAGTTGTGGACCTTGCTTGTAAGTGCTCAAGAAAACATTGGAGGCATTCCTTCTTCATTgttagaaaagaagaaagaagaaatcaAGCAACGAAAGGTTTGTGCCTTCACAGAATATGTCATCTTTGGGATCAATACATTAACTCACTTCAACTGCACCTTGCTTGCAGGAACTACccacgttaaataaagtgactttacctttaCTTTCACTTTTCCTTTacttttcactttttatttaattattattttctttcactttttattggtgATAACTTGTTAAGACAAATCAttaattgtttgaaaaatgaatgattttaaaagtaatggtaCCCATTGAATTATGCCCGTTGCTAGCCCATGCGAGAAAGTTAGCCAAGCATGTTGCAAAGGTTGTCTCACTAATAGCAGAGTTTCCCAACTCGCgagtgactgtcaacttacctttgagcggtactgtaagtTGAAATAGattatttgaaatgaaaaaagtgTAACCCTTTACGTAACTGATCAGTCATTTTACTGTATCTGTCTCCTGCACTGTTTCTCATGATCTTCTTATACTTGTTGTGATTATTTGAAGCTGGAGCAAGAACGTATTCAAGCTAACCTTCAGAAATACCATGGAGATCAACAACAAACTGAACCAGACAGCACAGCCACTGATGACAATGTTGCAAGTGAAAGTGCATCTGCTCCTGGATCACATGACATCTCTGAAGAAATTAGAAAGGCTAAGGAAGTGGCTCAGTCTCTAGCTGGGAAAGAAGTGAGTgacttgtttcattttgtgatgaTCAAAGGAAATGAAATCCCTGTACTAATTCTTTTTACAGGTCTTTTTGCTGGAACCAATGTCGGATAAGCAATTCTGTTGTAGAGAATGGAAATTGCTGGCTGGACCGTCTTATCAATACGGTTGGCATTTTGAATTCTGTTGTCCTCAAAAGCatattatgggatgctcaggGTACAAATGCATACAGTCATGTTGTAGGTTTATATTGAggttaaatgaaatttaactgAGTTGACAACTAGGAGTTtatcagtgtgactggtgcatGTCGTCTTGGgtatggctgggttgtcaggttttacCAGCCGTGGttgcagtctccatcttggagctggctgccaatggTGGAAGCTCCAGTACTTTTCAGGCACCGAACCTCCTTGTAGCAAGGCAGTTGTTAATTTGGTTTTAAAATTTAAGGTTGCTTgacttttatttcctttgtttcagaCAATAATTAACCTGAGACAaaggaaatattaaaaaaatgtgcCTTGAAAATGTTTTAACCAAGGTCAAATTTATACCCATTACATTTAATGTATTTATTTGATTAACAGTCTTAAGTGCTTATAATATTTTTGGACCTTGAGGGTAGGTGCTTACTCAAGGTGGGCACCTATTCAATTTTCACCATTAACACATTTAGTGTTAagtttattttgaaagaaaacaataaataagaACAAATCTTGAACATGTATCAAAGCAGAATTTAAACATGACATTGCAGTTGAAGCTTTGAGGAAAATTCCAGCATTCTCATAGACTGTCAGATGATGAATTATTACGATATTGTGGGCCAgtaaacaaataataatcaaCACGTCTTCTTGTGCACTTAAGCCTTCTTTTTTTACAGTAGTTGAGATTGGGCAGTTAATTGAATAAATACGGtggacaaaaattattttccctGGGCATCCCATGGTATCTTTTTCATAACAGTAACATTCAAGATGGTGTGCCACTTACTGGACACTTGTTGAAGTACATCGCGTAGTCCACATGTCCCACCTCTTTGTTTGTGGGTgacatgataataattattattcggTTGATCTTTTATTTGAATTGGTGTTCAAGTGTTTTTCTCCAGGAACTTTGGTTTCTCTTTTATAAAAATTGACTGCCTGTTGGCATAATTCCTATTTTATAACTGGACCACTAACAAACTTCACGTTAGAATAATAACTTGTTTCTCAGTGACTTTAGTGcttaagtaataataatactccCATTTCCAAGCAACTGTTGACAATATTATTAACTTTGTTGTGGAACTTTGGAACATGCAAAACATCCAGTTCTGTCAAGATGGATTGTCCTGTTTGTCATGCTTTGGCAGCTCTGATCTTGCCCCAGAATAAATTCTTATCACATAAACATTAACTACTTTGTTGCACCACCATTTTTGCGATTGAGAATACAGTCATCGTCAGACGTTTGAAAAACGCATTTGTGTGATTTTCTACAGCACTGATTTGGTGTATTGATTGGCAAAAAGGGTGCCATTAGTTATGACTTGGGTGACAGTGTGTGGTGTTTCACTGGTTTGCACAGGGAGTCTTTGCATGAAAATCAGTCTGTACAGTAAAAGATATTTGATGATGGCCATCATTATCAAGAGGTTGTTAATGGGAGCCTTGTGCAACTTGATTTAGGTGTGTTTGCTGCAGTGACAATGAATTTTTGTTGTGTTGATTCACTCAAACAAGAAGTAAGAATCCATCAGCCTATGACTGAACACAGCCACGAGCAAGGATACAAATAAAAGCAAGGAATATTGTGTCCACATAATGCATTTTCTCCTTTCTCATAACCTGTACCTGTACAGGACACCCACCAGTTTAGGATCACATTGTCCATAGTCAAAGGCAATGAGTAAAAGGCAATGTCAAAATTGTTAGTTATGCTATGGGATAACCATACACTGAAGTATACTTTG is a genomic window of Acropora muricata isolate sample 2 chromosome 8, ASM3666990v1, whole genome shotgun sequence containing:
- the LOC136927103 gene encoding uncharacterized protein; the encoded protein is MVDDEKLKREERLASHSAYFNSLIDLVPVKYYLPPTEEEQTSKYYKKCKTKAPKQNTKEVIKKAKRARLDPNQPKTLYEIQLGLEENERINSLEDKEQDEAGLSVEKIQSGDIEQLKSRLRARIEEFQRERNAPCGKAGKQPRKSKPKREMKAKNRQKVTTVQSKAQDSTKQTSSPNKTILNDNGEVVFSKFDFMETKKGTKQGKIKRYSKLLAKAEAEKKRLETLQTEDAEKAKELKDKQLWNKALQKAEGVKLRDDPKLLKKSIKRRDQEKKKSKKQWKERMDHQKKQIEEKQKLRKSHIKERIEAKKAKKLGKGKKKHKPGF